The following proteins come from a genomic window of Sorex araneus isolate mSorAra2 chromosome 1, mSorAra2.pri, whole genome shotgun sequence:
- the LOC101553704 gene encoding CD9 antigen-like: MPLRAGVDCIKQLLFGFNLINWLVGVGVLSLGLWLRFDPQTRSIFEQENPHSSFYRGVLALIGVGALMVLVGFLGCCGAKQESQCMLVLFFCFLLAIFAVAFHAALWGSSHKDKLIKEVQDFYIEAYSNLRNKDNRQREALRVIHNALSCCGVVGGVEQFISDICPKKDLLGSLQMKPCPLAISEIFNKKFHLLNALAIGISLVMVFGMVFSMVLCSAIREGARRG; the protein is encoded by the coding sequence ATGCCGCTCAGGGCAGGCGTCGACTGCATCAAGCAGCTGCTCTTTGGGTTTAACTTGATCAACTGGCTGGTCGGCGTTGGGGTCTTGAGCCTTGGGCTGTGGCTGCGCTTCGACCCGCAGACCCGGAGCATCTTCGAGCAAGAGAACCCCCACTCCAGCTTCTACAGGGGCGTGCTTGCCCTGATTGGCGTGGGCGCGCTCATGGTGCTGGTGGGCTTCCTGGGCTGCTGCGGGGCCAAGCAGGAGTCCCAGTGCATGCTGGTTCTGTTCTTCTGCTTCCTCCTGGCGATATTTGCCGTTGCGTTCCACGCGGCCCTCTGGGGCAGTTCCCACAAGGACAAGCTGATCAAGGAAGTGCAGGATTTTTACATAGAGGCCTACTCGAACCTGAGGAACAAGGATAACCGGCAGAGGGAAGCGCTGAGGGTCATCCACAACGCGCTGAGCTGCTGCGGCGTGGTGGGGGGCGTGGAGCAGTTCATCTCCGACATCTGCCCCAAGAAGGATCTGCTCGGCAGCCTGCAGATGAAGCCCTGCCCTTTGGCCATCAGCGAGATCTTCAACAAGAAATTCCACCTCCTCAATGCGTTGGCCATCGGGATCTCCTTGGTGATGGTCTTCGGCATGGTCTTCAGCATGGTCCTGTGCTCGGCCATCCGCGAGGGCGCACGGAGGGGCTAG